The DNA segment AATCTAAGAAAACAGAAAAAAACAACTGAAAGACATTAATCATTAGACACGAATCATTCAAGATTAATTACAGAAGTATCAAAATCATCCCATTCAGGTATATCACAATAGCCAGTTGCAACCTCGTACTACATCTAAAGGTTGATTGTTTCAGCAAAACAACAAGCTACTGTGTCAACTAGATGACCATTGAATTTACACACAAGACTGGAATAGCAACGGAAGACTACATACAAATAATGACGTGTATTCTCTCGAGCATTTATTCCACAAAAATGTCAAGACAAGTTCACTGTGAAGTCCAGTTTCTGTAACCCAAAGGTTTTATGAAACAAAATTTCTTGATTTAAATTAAGCTTAGACTGTATTCTTAGGGTCCAGTGTAAGATCCCATCATCAGCAAAATTTGAAGTACATTGTTATTCTATAAGGTCCCTATAATCTTAAGAATTCAACATACAGCCTTGCGTTGTTCAATGGCATATCAATCTAAAGTTAATTGGAACGTACACATTCACTATGTTGAGGAAATATAAGATAAAACCTAATATCGATGTAGAAATAGCATAAGAGTACCTCAAATTCCTTCCCTTCATAATACAGATCTCCATGAGTTGTCAGCTTTGGCTTTGTCTGATATTTAAAGAATGCATCATGAAGAACCTAAAAACATAAGCCAGAACATCATTAGTACAAGAGCAAAACAATATAATTTCAGAAAGGAATGACAAGATTAGAAGTAACCTTTCATGACAGCTTAAAATGGATTGAAACAAAATTCAAACctccaaaaataaaagaaagaatcaaTGAAGCAAGAAACCTGATAGTCAATATCCATTTTCCCCATCTTTGGCTGCATTCGCTCACGTTGCTTTTGCTTCAACTTCTTACTGTCCTCTTTTTCAATGTAAGCCTAAACGAGAAAAAGAGAAGTAAAAAAGACAAGTTGAGAACAAGAGTGAATCATTCAGTTAAAGAAAAAAGGTCATTATCCATTCAAAACTATTTATTACTTTATAGCAATAGATAGATTTTCCTGACATTAACTCCTAGACGTTACACAATTGCTATTATAATGAATTAAATTTACCTGTCTAATTTTTTCAATTCCTGTTGCAGCAATGAAGTCAGGAAGCTGAAAAGGTTGCTTCTCAATACCGCGCTTCCCCTACAGAGAGGATCCACAAGGCGATGAGTTACAGAAGTTAACAAACCCAAATAATAACAATTATTAACAATAACAGCTAGGAAGCTTCTGTATCCAActcaaatcacttaaaataaataaatcttagaTGGATCTAGCCCGAGCATTTAGCACAAATGGAAAGGCATCTGAAAATCCAAAACAGATTAATTAGCACCTTAACAATGAACAAATACCCCCCACCATCTAGCATGCAAGTTATGCTACTACCAGAGACCTTATTAAATATCTATATCCCAACCAAAAAAGCAGTCATAATATAAGAGAAATCAATCAAGAGTCCTTTCTGCAAAACACCTATAAGTCCAGGCTCCAGGGTTGTCTCAGCTGTTCCCCTGCAAGaagcacatatatgcatataagaGAAGCCTTATCGACTTGATCTTCCCTCACCGTCTTCCTATATCACTCACTAAAGATTATGCCTATGAACCATgaacacatatttgacccatattAATCGTCATGGATGCAAGAATTACTAACCTGCAAATATTTCCTTTTCTGAGACCAGTGCCTTGGCACAGGAACAGTGTTTCGATATGCCTTCAAAAACACCAGCAACTTGGGATCAGCAGCAGTTGCATCCCAAACCTGACAAAATAATCATATCTATTATGAGCTATTGAGTTATAAAAACAGAAGTGAACATTATTCTCCATTTGAGTCGCAATATTCCAACagtatttcatgaaaaaattcatAACAAAAGATTAGAAAAATAAGATCCCTTAATAGCCATGGGAAAAAAACttcatttcaaaaaataaaaataaaaaattcatagcAAATGTGCTCTGATTCAACATTGGAATATAAATTTGTTTTAACACTGGTTTAAAAACAAACAAGAGAGGAACAAGAAAAGAAGCAAACATCAAATAAACAGTAAGAGAAACATACTTCTACAACATCAGGCCTTGAGCAAATCTGTTTTAACTCAGCAATTTTCATCCGCCTTTGCAGCTGTCAACAATATCAAAACAAGTATTTTCAGTTTCAGTCTCATCAAAATGAACTACATATAATAACACAAATAATCTCAGAAAATATAAGGAGAAACCAAAAaccttcttcttcttatttgatAAGCCACCTTTCTCTTTCTGTTGATTATCCTGCTCCTCCTCTCCTGAATCAGAATCAGCCCCCTTCTTTGCATCAGCATCTTGGGGAGACTCGTCCTTCTTGTCAGTCTCCTGTACAAATAGAATTACAAGTTTCTTTAGAGAACTAACAAGGAAATTCGAAAATTAATTGATCATATAAAACTGAATTTCATTTCACCTCAGAACCAGCAGCTTCCCAGAAGCTGAATTTTTCAAAAACCTTCCTAAATTCCTCATCAATGCCATCATCTAACTCAGCTTTTTCAGGAACGTACTCTACCTGAACTTCTTCCATTACCTACAGtgtcaaacaaaagaaaatgctTAGTTTACTTATAAACAAATGCAACTTACATTATGTAAGATTAGAGTGAAATATGCTGAATTTAAGAAAACAACAATAACAAAATAGCcataagaaaattttcaaactacagttaaacccaaaataaaaactcAATTCTATTCCATCTAAAGAAAATCGAAAATTCTTAAGTCACTATAGAACTTGTATTATGCACAAAGACATGCAAAAACCAGACGAAACAATCGATTCACTAAAAACATAGAAACCTCAAAACAAAAAAGAAGGGAAGGAAAAATAGCTGGATACCTGCTGCTGATAGGAATTCTTCTTTTCATCTTCGGCAGCGTCGCTGTCACCGGCTTCGGAAACGGGACCGTCTGCGGCGTCATTTTCTTGGTGGGAGGTATTCTTACTCTTATTCTTCTTCTGCTTGCGCCTTCTACGACGTCGTTCGCTCTCGCGGGACTTCTTGGAGGCGGCGGAAGGGTTGGAGATGGGGTTAGGGTTAGAGTTAGACTTATTCAGATCTCCGTTGTAAACGACGGAGCCGTTCTGGTTGGGGAGTATCTCAGCGGTCATCTCTCTTTGTTTAATCCGAGGAATGGATTGGCAAGGGTTTTGATTTCGAGAGCGAGTGGGAAATGGGGAAGATGAAAGGGAGGCCTAAATATAGCGAGGGATACCCACGTGTGGATATAATCGCACGTGACAAAAGCTGGGCCTTTATATAGTTATGGTCGGACTTGAGAGAAGTTGGGCTTTGAAGTTGTCTATTTTATTCCGCCTAATTTTTAATGGACCTTTGTATTTACCGAAATATAAGTTCCAGATTTTCCTAGGCCCGGTTGGGCCgctatttaaaaagaaagaaatcaaactCTTCAACAAACACtccaataatttatattttatgagtAATAGAGTTCAACTTTTTTATCACTTTATATCAACGGGAAAtaggaattaaattataaatttttaataagttaaaatataattttattatttattaatttttaatttcatcatttttaaatggattgaacaaatttttttttagactaaaatgtaattttaactatatattaacttaaattttCATTGTTCATAAAGGTACCATAttacattattttcatttttggggaCCAAATTCACTCTGCCTATTCCTTAAATCTGCCCTTAATTATAGATAGGTTTAAATGTAAACCATTGACATAATTTACTTTGTACTTTTGATGTAAGATGAGCTCCACTATAAATAAAAGCATTCTTTGAATCATTCATAACTTGAATTATCAATGCAATtgaaaaaatttattcaaaactcTTGAATATTAACGCCACGAGGCTAGCTCAACTAAAGTCCAAGTTCATAACACAAGCACATTTCATTatctattaattttaattttttatctataatatatataaagtagaGTTTGGGAAACCTTATTTTTTTTCTccaaatcatttgtttctttttgtttttgcctaGCGGCAGTGTTAGCCTCCGAGCTAGTTATCGCCCACCTTTTTCTCTTGCCCATCaaccctctttttctttctcctttacATTCACTCCATGCGTCTTCTCTCTTTTCAGCTTGCAGTtctattttgtgggtatctttgttgtcttTACAAGTTGTGATGGATAGATAACAGTGCTTATAATAGTTGAAACACTATCGACCACCGACAATTTCTTTTAGAAAATGAGTAGCTCTTCGTTGACTTCTTAATCTGTTTCTATTTTGAGAATTTCAGAATGATAAATGATTTCATGAGTCGGTTTGGACTCGTGTTAtcttaagtttttgtttttttgtttgtttttccattatttaataagttttcacttttagaagtttttatcTATTCTTATAGAATGctttttagtcttgcttatgcatgtagTCTTATTTTTGCGAGTAATTTTAGGGTTGGTTTTGTCACCGTCCCCTCTAGTTTGGTGGATGTTCAATTCTTTTGTTGATTTATGCCCGCCGCTTTGGACCATCTAAGGTTGATTTCCTTATTGTATTAAGTGTTTGCAATCACTCGTGATATGTTGTACTTGAGTTGTGATAGAACCGATTGTCAACGTgccataatgttctattgatgttgAAGCTGAAGTTTTTGTTGTGTTGATAGAGCTTGTCCTTTAGCACGTACAATAGGTGTTTGTTATTTTTTCCCTTGAATTGTATGGTcttattaattgaataaattaatgaatttctcttcaaaaaattacaaatttggaaaaaattttgaatagacaAAAATACCATTTATTTTATACTATATTAGAGAattgacatttaaaaataatatttgcataaaatcataataatgaaataaactaaattgacatttaaataataattatttagataaaatcttaataataatttatttatcaggGATTAATATGAATAATTAAACAAGCACTTTAGGAAGTTAATGATTAATGTGTTGATTAACGTCCctattaaaaaacaataataatttaagaaGTAAAATAACGcctaattattttgataaaatcataattaatgtgataattaacttcttgattttatcataaaattaaattaaaaataattaataattaaaatataataatatctaACAACACTTAATTCACTTAAGCAAGTTTATTCATTCGATAACTTCATGATTTTatcctaaataaaaaataattaaattaattaattagtaattaaGCTACTCGAGCACAAATACCTTTTTAGATCAAATATgtcaataataaattataatttaattttgggttaatgagggatatatataaattttacaaaaaatttaaagttttaggtCCGTATTTCAAATATTAGGAAAATAAATCCTTTTTGGAGATAGAAGGCAAAACTACCTCTTGTAAGGAGCGGTTTTATCCCAACTGAATCGTGTCTCCCATGGCACGTTTTTAAAAATCGTGACCCTAATCCTAAACTCGAGAATTTCgggataaaatttttga comes from the Gossypium hirsutum isolate 1008001.06 chromosome A06, Gossypium_hirsutum_v2.1, whole genome shotgun sequence genome and includes:
- the LOC107962985 gene encoding splicing factor 3B subunit 2; this encodes MTAEILPNQNGSVVYNGDLNKSNSNPNPISNPSAASKKSRESERRRRRRKQKKNKSKNTSHQENDAADGPVSEAGDSDAAEDEKKNSYQQQVMEEVQVEYVPEKAELDDGIDEEFRKVFEKFSFWEAAGSEETDKKDESPQDADAKKGADSDSGEEEQDNQQKEKGGLSNKKKKLQRRMKIAELKQICSRPDVVEVWDATAADPKLLVFLKAYRNTVPVPRHWSQKRKYLQGKRGIEKQPFQLPDFIAATGIEKIRQAYIEKEDSKKLKQKQRERMQPKMGKMDIDYQVLHDAFFKYQTKPKLTTHGDLYYEGKEFEVKLREMKPGSLSHELKEALGMPEGAPPPWLINMQRYGPPPSYPHLKIPGLNAPIPPGASFGYHPGGWGKPPVDEYGRPLYGDVFGVHQQEQPNYEEEPVDKSKHWGDLEEEEEEEEEEEEEEEEEEQIEEEELEDGIQSVDSLSSTPTGVETPDVIDLRKQQRKEPERPLYQVLEEKEERIAPGTLLGTTHTYVVNTGTQDKSAAKRVDLLKGQKSDRVEVSLQPEELEVMDNVLPAKYEEAREEEKLRSQREDFSDMVAENEKKRKRKMQEKEGKSKKKDFKF